The region CACCGCCCGGGAGGGTCCCTGCCAGCTCGTCGGCCACGTCCGGCTGTCCCGCGTGGCCGGCTGGCCCCGCGACCTCTTTGTGGAGAGCGTGGTGGTGGCCCGGGCGCTGCGGGGCCAGGGCTATGGGCGGCGGCTGATGGAGGCCGCCGAGCGGTGGGCCCGGGCCCGGGGCTTCAGCCGCCTGCACCTCACCACCCACGACAAGCAGCATTTCTATGCCCACCTGGGCTTTGTCCTGGGCGAGCCGGTGCAGAGCGTGGCCTTCCTCAGCCCCGCCATACCCGCCGAGGTGCTGCGGCTCTTCTCTGCCTCTGGCCCTCCTGGCCCAGCCACCGCCACCAGGCCAAGGGTGCCCTCCACCACCCCGCCTCCCCGCTcgcccccagctgcccccccgccgccccccccgccaaCCGTGGTCTGGGCGAGGGGAGTCCTGGCCGAGAGCAACGGGCAGAGCCTCCTGGAGACCCCCCACCGCGATGCCAAAGGGCTGCCCATCTTCTGGATGAAGAAGGACATCTGAGGGGTGAACCGGTGATTAAAAGCgagtgcaggcaggggctgcctgccctGGCGCTGCCTGACTGCCTGCCATTCCTCAGGCTGGCAccagctcccccagcctccccGCTTTGTCCTGGCCccactgctggggtgggggccAGTGGAGAGGTGGTccccacaccctgccctgcccggcccccaGCTCGCCTGACAGGGGCCCTGGGACACCAGCATGGCTGGGAGCCGGGCCCACCCCAGCCTGGGGTTGGGACTGGTCCCAGGAGCACTGCCCAGTCCCACCAGTGTCTCCACCACCCAGGGGACTCGCTGCGGGGCAGCTGGGGCTGACAGCATGCCGTGTCCACCAGGGTGGCTGCCTCTCTCCCTGCGGAACagcttggggaaactgaggcacacgaTGGCTGGAGGGGCTCCAGGGGAGTAGGGCAGGGTGGTGCGGGCTGCAGGGTCCCCTGCCCTGTACTGTGAGGGGGGCTGGTGGCCAGGCCCCCCGCCGAGGCAGCCAGGGAGGGCCGGAGGTGGGAGCAGGAAGGTCAGGGAGAGCGGCTGGGCCCTGTGCCGGGGGATTAGCGCTGATCCTGCTGCGTCACGCGGCCCCTGGGCCCATCCTCTGCCTAATCCCCTCGCCCCGGCAgctggccagcagcaggcagggcaccCGGCCCTGCCCAGGACAGGGCTGCCCCTTTGGCTCCACCATGCCTCCTGGGGGGCTCAGTCCCTCGGAGGGCACCCAGCCTGGATGGACCTGCTACAAAATGGGGAAGAGGGGGTCGTGGTGCCCCCGCTACTGGCAGGGCTAGGAGCCAGcatggaaactgaggcaccaggGTCGGTGGCTTGCAATGCCACACCAGAGCTGTGCCATGGCTGTGGTGGTGCGGGGGGGGCTCTGGGCACCAGGGCGCAGCAGGCAGAGGTGCCCGCTGAGGCAGGAGGTGTCTGAAACCCCCATGTTTGCTGAGTCCCGTGGGATTTTGGTGTGGGCAGCAGGTGCCAGTGGGGCAGCCTGGGCCCTGCAGCCAATCCTAGCCCACCAGGTGCCAGGGCAGCAGCGCCAGCATGGCCAGGGTACCTGCTGCACCCCACCTCCTCACCCCCACCGCTCTCCTTTCCCCA is a window of Strix uralensis isolate ZFMK-TIS-50842 chromosome 10, bStrUra1, whole genome shotgun sequence DNA encoding:
- the NAA80 gene encoding N-alpha-acetyltransferase 80 — protein: MGSVSEELSLVPLHQRPELLEACAELLGEEWGKSRASRLHTLQRSSDAFPTCLLLLRSRGPAEAPTAREGPCQLVGHVRLSRVAGWPRDLFVESVVVARALRGQGYGRRLMEAAERWARARGFSRLHLTTHDKQHFYAHLGFVLGEPVQSVAFLSPAIPAEVLRLFSASGPPGPATATRPRVPSTTPPPRSPPAAPPPPPPPTVVWARGVLAESNGQSLLETPHRDAKGLPIFWMKKDI